Proteins encoded in a region of the Neodiprion lecontei isolate iyNeoLeco1 chromosome 5, iyNeoLeco1.1, whole genome shotgun sequence genome:
- the LOC124294494 gene encoding neurogenic locus notch homolog protein 2-like, with amino-acid sequence MASSVVVLIFWSLLSLSHGPVSVLARDQFIIKEMKMECRRLICGEKSRCVYRRSWCRSPPCPSMVFCSKEENSPVRTPSSCDSVRCSRSYRCSTRYVKDQRTGLDTDIRARCIAGSELKYQAASCAGFKCPGVRLSCILREPKCRGFPCRVLQACIPEDEAVRFHAQCILMNCSSPDHCFLRQPQGCTAVNGCSHDVACLHRLGDKFLHHACRGVVCTGGSKCEPVFEPCSTGGHSCNARPGCPSKFGNTSIAGHPSVPPRVTPGIPGIPEARQIPQSP; translated from the exons ATGGCAAGTTCAGTGGTCGTGCTAATTTTTTGGAGCTTGTTGAGTCTTTCGCATGGCCCAGTATCCGTGTTGGCGCGGGACCAATTCATCATTAAAG aaatgaaaatggagtgtcgtcgtctgatatgcGGTGAAAAATCACGCTGTGTGTACAGAAGGAGTTGGTGCCGGTCACCACCCTGTCCCAGCATGGTGTTTTGCAGCAAGGAGGAAAACAGCC CTGTACGAACACCAAGCTCATGCGACAGTGTGAGATGCTCTCGAAGCTATCGTTGCAGTACGAGATACGTAAAAGACCAGAGGACAGGTCTCGACACAGACATTAGAGCCCGCTGTATCGCTG GAAGTGAGTTGAAATACCAGGCCGCAAGTTGTGCTGGATTCAAATGCCCAGGTGTTCGTCTATCCTGCATACTTCGCGAGCCAAAATGCCGGGGGTTTCCCTGCCGCGTCCTTCAGGCCTGCATACCGGAAGACGAAGCGGTCCGATTCCACGCGCAGTGCATCCTCATGAACTGCTCGTCCCCTGATCACTGTTTTCTTCGGCAACCGCAGGGCTGCACAGCTGTAAACGGATGCAGTCACGATGTGGCCTGTCTTCACAGGCTCG GAGATAAATTCCTGCACCATGCATGTCGTGGTGTCGTGTGCACCGGAGGCTCGAAGTGCGAGCCCGTTTTCGAACCGTGCAGCACTGGAGGACACTCGTGCAACGCGCGACCCGGATGTCCATCTAAATTCGGGAATACCAGCATTGCTGGTCACCCGAGCGTACCGCCTAGGGTCACTCCAGGAATTCCGGGGATTCCCGAAGCTCGACAGATTCCTCAGTCTCCTTGA